tttaaaacttataatcTATAATACAATCTCATTGTTCAGTggtaatatttttgtatatttcctccattccccccccccccccccccccttacacCTTTAATCAGTTGTCATTCTTTGTGGATGTTCAACCTTTGCACGGGTGTTATACAAAATAGAATGATAATGTTATCtgaaaatatgcaatattttgCATTAAATTTATCACTCTAATAGATGTGAAATGTAACTTAAAGAGACTGCACCAGATTCCTTACCCTTCTTAATTTATTCTTGAAACAACCATTTATATTGACTGTACTTTATAGACAATTTGAATTGACTCTGTACATTCTTGCTTATACACCTTTAATCAGTTGTCATTCTTTATGGATGTTCAACCTTTGCACAGGTGTTATACAAAATAGAATGATAATGTTACCTATAAATAtgcaatattcttttttttttttttttttttttttttttttttttttttttttttttttttttttttttaaattatacatactttattgaaaactttcacatttgttagtttgatacagaaagtaccggtaccttatcccggcctcgttaaacattagattgtatatttagaaaaattgttaGTAATTGTTAGTactcaaattacaaaatatatatacagtatattattgtgtatcaattatttcaatattgatcaataaaGTGAGAATTTTATTTAAGAGAGAGTGTGAGAAGAgaagagaaaataataaataattaaaacacaaatacaaaacaaaaaacaaaaaataaaaactagagaaaaaaaaataaaaataaaaaatagaaagtcCTTGAAATTTGGAATTTGGCAGCAGTATTTTTTTTGGCAACATTAAATAGATTTGGCAAAGTTGGTTTTCCATTGTAAATAAatcatacaaacacaaaatagaTATTAGAGAATGTATATGCATTTTAggcacaaaacaagaacaaaagacaataaacaataaacaacatataacagtatattaaataaaaacatatatgatgGTGTGAAAAGGctaaaataaaatgcacaatAACATTACATAGGGTAATGCTAATTAAGTTGCTTAAGTGTAAATTATTCTAATAATGGAAGCCAGGGGTCCCAGTAGAGGTTGGCAATTTGAAGaggctttgttttaaaaaatatatttttttctagtattagattttcttttagatagtttttcagccctgcaaaatttacttgattttcacacagttttgttctatagataaagaattttgataaaagtattattaagttttttattttattattttctgtttttcctaaatttccaaataaaattatatccatgttaaatggaataattatttgtgtttggttataaatccAGTCCATGAGTCTTATCCACAGATCTGCTATTTTATGGCATGTCCAAAATATGTGTTCAATATCTTCAGTAACTTCACTGCAGAAAGTACATTTAtcgctttgttttatttttatcttaaataaaaatttatttgtgcccaatattctgtgtattattctatattggaaccagTGGAGTTTTGAGCTTTTTGTGGAGTAAAAAGACATATTATGCACagttttccaatcaaaatttttgtTGAGTGTTAAGGACCATTTTTCTTCACATCTAAGTTTAGTActgcttttttcaaataaaacattatacatatctttcgagccttttcttgataaaaaaaatattcttatattatttGGCATAATTGGTCCTAGTGTTTTATAACAATTGTTTAtggatatatagttttttaaagcctttttatatgattttattgatgaaatgaccccattataaGTAAGAAAGTTtgacttaattttataaatgttttggaattgttGAAAAGTCATTAGTTTTCCCTCATcgtttaataaatcatttatcaaaaagatcCCTTTATCTATCCAGTCTTTATAGAAAATGGATGTTGttcctatttttatgttttcattattcCAGAGCGAATCTGATAAAAACTCCTCTTCATTTTTGGtatgaatttattttgtaaatctgtCCAAGCTTTAAAAACTTCTTCCCAAAAAGggtttttacatctttttgttgGCCTAAATAAATAAGGTTTTCAATACTAATTTTTTCAGTACTTTCTAATAGCTTATTTAGTTTTGGGTTGTTTTTCAACAACCGTCTTATCCAAGTTAGTTTCAatccttttatatatttgtcaatatctatcaTTTTCAGCCCCCCTAATTTGTGTTCAGAACataatatttctctttttatCTTGTCAGGTTTGTTTtcccaaataaatgaataaattttgtcagttagttgttttaaagtatttttgcaTGGTGCTTGTAATGTTAAAAACAGAtggttcaattttgaaataattagtgtcttaatgatagttatttttcaactggtgttaatgtttgtttagaccaaatttttattatattttcaatttctttaattcTTGGACCATAATTCAACAGTTCCATTTCATGCAAATTGACAGAAAAGTTTATTCCTAGTAATGTAAACCTACTGGAACCCCATTCCAATCCCCATTTTACACACATTGTGtcttgactatatttttttttgcctatcCACACCACCTTTGTTTTGTCCAAGTTCATATGGAGACCAGACATTTCAGCATATTTTTGGAGTAAGCGAAGAGATGCATCTAGAGATTCAGGTGTACCGTCAAGTATTATTGATGTGTCATCTGCGTATTGGGAGATAAGATATTCTGTGTCATCAATTTAATtcctttaatttctttgttttttctgATTAAAATTCCTAGAATTTCAgcacataaaagaaaaatataaggtgATAAAGGATCCCCTTGTCTACAGCCTCTTTGAATCTGAAAGAAATCTGATAAAAAACAGTTTTGGGATACTGATGAGCTTATATTTGTGTAAAAAGTCTTTATCCAAAGTTTTAtagagggtccaaaattgaaaaagTCTAATACTTCATTTATGAATTTCCATGATAccgaatcaaaagctttttcaaaatctatgagAAGGAGAAGACCTGGCAAATCATTTACCTCTGTATAGAATAAGATATCATATATGAGACGAGTGTTTTCTCCAATATATCTTCCAGGAATAAAACCTGTCTGATCATTGCTAATAATAATGGGTAGAACAGATTTCATACGCTCTGCTATACAACTTGATGCTAGTTATATGTTGTATTCAAAAGACTTATTGGTCGCCAATTTTTCATAAACTGTCTAGGTTTATCACCTTTTGGTAAACAAGTAATAATAccctgtttttgagttattgataaTTCCCCCCTTTTGTAACCATAAATTATAGATCTGAAAACAAATTTTCCTACATTTATCCAAAAGAATTTAAAGAACTCATTTGTAAAGCCATCTGACCCTGgacttttctcatttttcattctaCGCATAGCTGTTGTCAATTCATTATAAGTTATCTCCCCCTCTAAAGATTCTTTTAaagtatcatttaattttttaatatcagAATCAGGTATTTCACTATTAAGATTTACTTCACTCAAGCTTTCTGTTTTAGTATACAgttttttatagtaatttttagCCTCTTCTAATATTTTATCTTGTTTACAAATTGTCTCCCCTTTTTCATTAACTAGTTTGGGgatggttttatttataaaatgtttagtttCCATATTCAAAAAAAAACTAGATGGCTTTTCCCCTTCTTCAATCCATTGCATTTTTGACCTGATATAGTATCCCCTCATTTTTTCTTTCCTTATTATTCTAAGATCAGATTTATGGTGttcaatttcatttaatatttcctCTGTTAAGATGCTTTCctctaatttctgaattttttctgATAGTATTTTTTCCTCTTTATCTCTTTCCTTCTTTTTATAAGATGCATAGGAAATAGTTTTTCCTCTGATTTCTGTAagtaatatttctaaaaaagttGGTCATTTATTGTAAAGTGGATGTCTAAATCATTAATTTCTTCTAACGTTTCTCTATTATATACTAATGATGCATATTGGTCTTTTACTTTAAGTATAGTGTCTTTTATAGTTTTGGAGTATTCAATatcatgtaaaagtgagttgttaaATTTCCATAATCCTTTTCCAAGTATGAAATCATTCATCTTCAGATTTAATATTATTGGGGAGTGATCTGATCTATAGCTGTTGTGATTTTGTACATCAACTACATTTTGATTAAGGTCTTGGATATTAAAAAGAAGTCTAATCTTGCTTGTTTTATGGGATTAGCTTTTCTCCATGTGAACTGTTTTAAATCTGGATTAATTTCCCTAAAGGGGTCTGTTAAATTATAAAGATCTTTTAAGTCTAGAACTTTCTCCTTAGCTTTTgggttattaatattttgataattatatgtaTCAAGACTTTGGTTTTGTACTAAATTATAGTCTCCAGTTATAACAACTGATGGATTGTTTAAAGTTTCTATCATTCCactcagttttatataaaaatctggTGTATCTTTGTTTGGACCATATAAGGTTATTAGGGTCATTCTCTTTCCTTCGATTTCCATATCAATTCCTAACAAATTTCCTTGATCATCTTTTTTTACTCTATGTATTTTATACTCAAAgtttgttgtcaataaaattgcTACCCCTCTTTGATTTGTAGCAAATGAATTAAATATGCACTCTCCTCCCCAtagattttttattgatatttcatcaTTTTCTGAAAAATGTGTATCCTGTAAGCaatatatattacagttttttGATTTAAGATAATCAAAAACATCTCTTCGCTTCTCTATTGAATTAAGACCTTGACAGTTGTATGAGAGAAATTTTATACTATTATTACtcattttcaaatgatatttctattttaaaaacaaaaatatgtattttgttaaatgcataaaagaaaaccaagaaaaaaccCATACAGCTGTGTACCTAAAGTGTGTGAATGTGAAAATATCTTTGAGATGTCTGATCTCACCTGCCATGTCTGAGAAGAATTCAAATTGTAACCAGAATACACCAACAATGCTGcataatatattatacattaCTGTGCCAATAACATGAAATAGAGAAAAAAGacatacaatttgtaaaatgtaaaaatagaaagaagaaaaaaatgagatcatatataatcaaaagagacaaagcaagaaaatcaaatggttaaaaacaaattatgttgttCAAAAAGCAACATATCCACTATTgttctattttcttttaaataacagaAAAGATGTTCTCTATGTGTAATATCTTTACCATTAAAACTAGCTAGAgatgattatctcccttacatcatAAATCAATATAATGATTTGTGAGAGTCATTGATTGATATGATAGTTAACTtagtcatttaaatatatatatatatatatatttcttatattaattcatccaaatatatatccaaatacATTGTAGTAAAGTTAAAAGTTAAAGAtaatgaagaaaaacaatttatttcttttttatatcaaaaatcagACATCT
This window of the Mytilus edulis unplaced genomic scaffold, xbMytEdul2.2 SCAFFOLD_1625, whole genome shotgun sequence genome carries:
- the LOC139505996 gene encoding uncharacterized protein, with the protein product MIDIDKYIKGLKLTWIRRLLKNNPKLNKLLESTEKISIENLIYLGQQKDNEEEFLSDSLWNNENIKIGTTSIFYKDWIDKGIFLINDLLNDEGKLMTFQQFQNIYKIKSNFLTYNGVISSIKSYKKALKNYISINNCYKTLGPIMPNNIRIFFLSRKGSKDMYNVLFEKSSTKLRCEEKWSLTLNKNFDWKTVHNMSFYSTKSSKLHWFQYRIIHRILGTNKFLFKIKIKQSDKCTFCSEVTEDIEHIFWTCHKIADLWIRLMDWIYNQTQIIIPFNMDIILFGNLGKTENNKIKNLIILLSKFFIYRTKLCENQVNFAGLKNYLKENLILEKNIFFKTKPLQIANLYWDPWLPLLE